In the genome of Quercus robur chromosome 3, dhQueRobu3.1, whole genome shotgun sequence, one region contains:
- the LOC126719590 gene encoding glutathione S-transferase T2-like, giving the protein MQYNTSDTTRTIISLLSRWGTISEKTNKFAGCMAKVNTQHQSGITEQDKITNAKDLYKVTHKKSFLLDHCWLMLKDQPKFSNPNGRSRASVPPTPKSTSIGEGDCGSGLGDTSNFERPIGRKAEKVICKNKAIGKDVGEYLTKKLKFIEDVTQLEEEKMFIEREKLAIEKKRSEEKLKIEKERVMIEKKKFEMEYMLEEERIMMKDTSGLTGAQKAFYEQL; this is encoded by the exons ATGCAGTACAATACATCCGATACCACACGTACTATTATCTCCTTGCTAAGTCGTTGGGGAACGATTAGTGAAAAGACAAATAAGTTTGCCGGTTGTATGGCTAAAGTTAACACACAACATCAAAGTGGTATAACCGAACAAGATAAG attacCAATGCGAAGGATTTGTATAAAGTGACGCACAAGAAATCCTTTCTTCTTGATCATTGTTGGCTCATGTTAAAGGACCAACCAAAGTTTTCTAATCCTAATGGAAGATCGAGAGCATCTGTGCCTCCAACTCCGAAGTCAACATCTATTGGTGAAGGGGATTGTGGGTCCGGACTTGGTGACACTTCCAATTTTGAGAGGCCAATTGGTAGGAAGGCCGAAAAGGTTATCTGTAAAAACAAAGCCATCGGAAAAGATGTAGGGGAATATTTGaccaagaaattgaaatttattgaGGATGTAACTCAATTGGAAGAGGAAAAAATGTTTATTGAGAGGGAAAAACTTGCGATTGAGAAGAaaagaagtgaagaaaaacttaagATTGAGAAGGAAAGAGTCatgattgagaagaaaaaatttgagATGGAATATATGTTAGAGGAGGAGAGAATCATGATGAAAGATACAAGTGGCTTGACTGGAGCACAAAAAGCTTTTTATGAACAACTCTAA